One part of the Paenibacillus silvisoli genome encodes these proteins:
- the rpsD gene encoding 30S ribosomal protein S4 translates to MSRYTGPKFKLSRRLGISLSGTGKELKRAFPPGQHGPGQRKKMSGYGIQLQEKQKLRHMYGVNEKQFRNLFDKASKLKGIAGENFMALLESRLDNLVYRLGFANSRAGARQLVSHGHVTVNGKKVDIASYTVQTGDVIGLRERSRALKSIKEALAGRNFLPNYLEFNDAAVEGKYVRLPERAELPQEIDEKQIVEFYSR, encoded by the coding sequence ATGTCAAGATATACAGGCCCTAAGTTTAAACTAAGCCGTCGCCTCGGCATCTCCCTTAGCGGAACAGGCAAAGAATTGAAGCGCGCATTCCCTCCAGGCCAACACGGTCCGGGCCAACGCAAGAAAATGAGCGGCTATGGCATTCAATTGCAAGAGAAGCAAAAACTGCGCCACATGTACGGCGTAAACGAAAAACAATTCCGCAACCTGTTTGACAAAGCATCGAAACTGAAAGGTATTGCCGGTGAAAACTTCATGGCCCTCCTTGAGAGCCGTCTGGACAACCTGGTTTACCGTCTTGGTTTCGCGAACTCCCGTGCGGGCGCTCGTCAGCTTGTCTCCCACGGTCACGTGACTGTAAACGGCAAAAAAGTCGACATCGCTTCGTACACCGTACAAACTGGCGACGTAATCGGCCTGCGCGAGCGCAGCCGTGCACTGAAGTCGATTAAAGAAGCTTTGGCAGGCCGCAACTTCCTTCCAAACTACCTTGAATTCAACGATGCAGCTGTAGAAGGTAAATACGTTCGTCTTCCAGAACGTGCTGAACTTCCGCAAGAGATCGACGAGAAGCAAATCGTCGAGTTCTACAGCCGTTAA
- a CDS encoding flotillin family protein, giving the protein MFPDYLVIPAIVVGVLVVLGLAFWARYRTVGPDKAMIVTGSFLGSKNATVDETGRRIKIVRGGGAFILPVFQKADFLSLLSHKLDVSTPEVYTEQGVPVICDGVAIIKIGGAVEEVATAAEQFMGKPTEALKGEAQEVLEGHLRAILGSMTVEEVYRNRDKFAQEVQGIAALDLKKMGLQIVSFTIKDVRDKHGYLDALGKPRIAAVKRDADIAEAEAIRDSRIQKARAEEEGQKAELLRDTNIAEAQKAKELKVASFKKEQDSAKAEADQAYAIQEAKAKQQVVEEQMQVELVRKEREIDLEGKEILRREKQYDAEVKKKADADRYAVEQAAEADKSKRMREADAAQYKIEAEARANAEQKRLEGMAIADAERAKGTAEAEVIRLRGLAEAEAKEKLAKAFELFGEAAVLDIIVKMLPELAGKVAEPISAIDKLTVVDTGNGEGAARISNYVTSLMATAPEMLKSVSGIDLNAFVRGLTNKSQLTTPSAAQGALPDALVQEAAAKLIKPE; this is encoded by the coding sequence ATGTTTCCGGATTATTTAGTAATACCAGCAATCGTAGTAGGCGTTCTCGTTGTGCTTGGGCTTGCGTTCTGGGCCAGATACCGGACGGTCGGTCCGGATAAAGCAATGATCGTGACAGGCTCCTTCCTGGGCAGCAAAAATGCCACGGTGGACGAAACCGGCCGCCGCATCAAAATCGTCCGCGGCGGCGGCGCGTTCATTCTGCCCGTGTTCCAGAAGGCCGACTTCCTGTCGCTGCTCTCGCATAAGCTGGATGTCTCGACGCCGGAAGTATACACCGAGCAAGGGGTTCCCGTTATTTGCGACGGCGTAGCGATCATCAAGATCGGCGGCGCGGTAGAAGAGGTAGCGACGGCGGCTGAGCAGTTCATGGGTAAACCGACCGAAGCGTTGAAGGGCGAAGCGCAGGAAGTGCTGGAAGGCCATCTGCGCGCCATTCTCGGATCGATGACCGTTGAGGAAGTCTATCGGAACCGCGATAAGTTCGCGCAAGAGGTACAGGGCATCGCGGCGCTCGATTTGAAGAAGATGGGTCTTCAAATCGTCTCGTTCACGATCAAAGACGTCCGCGATAAACACGGCTACTTGGATGCGCTCGGTAAACCGCGGATCGCGGCCGTCAAGCGCGACGCCGACATTGCCGAGGCGGAAGCGATCCGGGATTCCCGGATTCAGAAGGCGAGAGCGGAAGAGGAAGGCCAGAAGGCGGAGCTGCTGCGGGATACGAACATTGCCGAAGCGCAGAAGGCCAAGGAACTGAAGGTCGCTTCCTTTAAGAAGGAGCAGGATTCCGCGAAGGCGGAAGCGGACCAGGCTTACGCGATTCAAGAAGCGAAAGCGAAGCAGCAAGTGGTCGAGGAGCAAATGCAGGTCGAACTTGTCCGCAAAGAACGGGAGATCGATCTGGAGGGCAAAGAGATTTTACGGCGCGAGAAGCAGTATGACGCCGAAGTGAAGAAGAAGGCGGATGCCGATCGCTATGCGGTAGAGCAAGCGGCGGAAGCGGACAAATCGAAGCGGATGCGCGAAGCCGACGCCGCCCAGTATAAGATCGAAGCCGAAGCCCGCGCGAATGCCGAGCAGAAGCGTCTGGAAGGTATGGCGATCGCCGACGCCGAGCGTGCGAAAGGTACGGCCGAGGCCGAGGTCATCCGGCTCCGCGGTTTGGCGGAAGCGGAAGCGAAGGAAAAGCTCGCGAAAGCGTTCGAGCTGTTCGGCGAAGCGGCGGTTCTCGATATTATCGTGAAAATGCTGCCTGAGCTGGCGGGTAAAGTAGCCGAGCCGATCAGCGCGATCGATAAGCTGACGGTTGTCGATACGGGGAACGGAGAAGGCGCGGCTCGCATCAGCAACTACGTGACGTCGCTAATGGCCACCGCGCCGGAAATGCTCAAGAGCGTATCGGGCATCGACTTGAACGCCTTCGTACGCGGCTTGACGAACAAGTCGCAGCTTACGACGCCAAGCGCCGCGCAAGGGGCTTTGCCGGATGCGCTTGTCCAGGAAGCGGCAGCGAAGCTGATTAAACCGGAATAA
- a CDS encoding NfeD family protein encodes MEGLFMGCLIGGILFSIVSVILGDWLSASLDGMLDFLSLDGHPVLQPTAIVGGITVFGGAGLLLERHTGLHAGVILALSALCAVAAALAVYYLYVRPMEKSENSTGYSLKELAGAIGEVSIPIPEKGYGEVLIKVGAALTSHIAASFDGISIPAGKRVVVIRVEGHTAYVSLLDL; translated from the coding sequence TTGGAAGGATTATTCATGGGCTGCTTAATCGGCGGTATATTATTTTCCATCGTCAGCGTCATTTTAGGCGATTGGCTGAGCGCTTCGCTTGACGGCATGCTCGATTTTTTGTCGCTCGACGGACACCCGGTGCTGCAGCCGACCGCGATCGTCGGCGGCATTACCGTCTTCGGGGGCGCGGGCCTGCTGCTTGAACGCCATACCGGGCTTCATGCAGGCGTCATCCTCGCGTTATCCGCGCTATGTGCCGTTGCGGCGGCTTTGGCCGTGTATTACTTGTACGTTCGGCCGATGGAGAAGAGCGAGAATTCAACCGGCTATTCGTTGAAGGAGTTAGCCGGAGCGATCGGCGAGGTATCGATTCCGATTCCGGAGAAGGGGTATGGCGAAGTGCTGATTAAGGTGGGAGCAGCCTTGACCAGCCATATCGCCGCCAGCTTCGACGGCATTTCGATTCCGGCCGGCAAGCGCGTGGTCGTCATCCGTGTCGAAGGCCATACGGCCTATGTTTCATTACTGGACCTGTAA
- a CDS encoding transglycosylase domain-containing protein, protein MDQDRQQKTKGYSKWRTFGIVTLVTFKWLFIFGLLIGLFAGAAAAGYVASFVKDEPVRPRTEIETKINENAITGFVYFNDGQTPVGQLRTEEDRRLIKREDIPPQVINAVLATEDNNFYNHIGIDFNGLVRAVKQKLLNEDTQTGGSTLTQQLARQVFLTLDKTDSRKAKEIFLSLRLERFMTKDEILTAYLNKVQFGTGNSGYNLYGIKAAAKGIFNITDLNQLNIAQSAYLAGLPQRPSAYTAFTSKGKFNENGFKLAVDRQKLVLKRMLETGRISSEQYDEALSFDIRSSLAKPTEKAYSTFPYLMLEAERQAAEILLMQQDPSLTIEDVRKKENAALVENAREHLLRGGYHIYTTIDKRVYNAMHKVGTDPANFDPDSKEKGMEQTAAIMLDHKTGAILGMLEGRDFYIEQMNYATQMTRQPGSTMKPIAAYLPAIDKGLIQPASIIDDAPIVMKDYQKGFHIPMNVTKKFYGLVTARDALNRSLNLPALKLFNNVVTIPEAWKFARKLGITTIQPKDEGAQTGVIGGLSIGVSVEELTNAYGSIANNGVFNDAYMISKITDANGNVVFKHEAKPLRVFSEQTAFLMTDMLRTVISEPNGSGHSITTKFKNYGKIPVVGKTGSTQNYGDVWFMGYSPDITLGVWVGYEEQIHTLSKDGRTHARNIWSRIMDEVTNDRPELFPTKKFEMPQGIVKSTVSSVSGKLPTELTRSEGKLVTDWFNSKFVPKEADDALVKMAVISYNGVNYIPQPTTPADMIKELTVVKREKPLDELMQEIEAAQSKLPEDSRRPMSAYLPADAGRDAPSIVDPRSDDGKAPSPPSNIRLETVSKTNAYRILFAPSPEKDVVGYRLYRAVNDGPFVYTNSPVMTGQDSRFVNYISGSSTFSYYVTAVDVAGKESAPSALVSSGNGSIALPPTPDISNSTDMQGTGNDSGILLPDTGTGSTNTGTTGNQAPAAPSTPANVKLETTDIGVKLTWTNNAASEQVTQYNVYYSKSKNGKYRSIGSTAEARFEYVSPLSAGYFQVSAVNDSGESAASDPVGVQ, encoded by the coding sequence ATGGATCAAGACCGTCAACAGAAAACAAAAGGATACAGCAAATGGCGGACTTTTGGTATCGTGACGCTCGTTACCTTCAAATGGCTCTTTATTTTCGGATTATTAATCGGATTGTTTGCCGGAGCTGCCGCCGCCGGCTATGTAGCGTCGTTCGTAAAGGACGAGCCCGTTCGCCCGCGAACGGAAATCGAGACGAAAATCAATGAGAACGCCATCACCGGCTTCGTCTATTTCAATGACGGACAAACTCCGGTCGGCCAGCTGCGTACCGAAGAGGACCGCAGGCTGATCAAGCGGGAAGATATCCCGCCGCAAGTCATCAATGCCGTCCTCGCCACGGAGGACAACAATTTCTACAACCATATCGGCATCGACTTCAACGGCCTTGTGCGCGCCGTGAAGCAGAAGCTGCTGAACGAAGACACGCAAACAGGCGGCAGTACGCTCACGCAGCAGCTGGCCCGCCAAGTGTTCCTTACGCTGGATAAGACCGACAGCCGGAAAGCGAAGGAAATTTTCCTCTCCCTGCGGCTTGAGCGGTTCATGACCAAAGACGAAATCCTGACGGCCTATTTGAACAAGGTTCAATTCGGCACGGGCAACAGCGGGTACAACTTGTACGGTATCAAGGCAGCCGCCAAAGGGATTTTCAACATTACCGATCTCAATCAGCTCAACATCGCACAATCGGCTTATCTGGCCGGCTTGCCGCAGCGGCCTTCGGCGTACACGGCTTTTACGAGCAAAGGGAAATTCAACGAGAACGGCTTCAAGCTGGCCGTAGACCGTCAGAAGCTCGTGCTCAAACGGATGCTCGAAACGGGCCGTATCAGCTCGGAGCAATATGACGAAGCCTTGAGCTTCGACATCCGCAGCTCGCTGGCCAAGCCAACGGAAAAAGCATATTCCACGTTCCCGTACTTAATGCTGGAAGCGGAACGCCAAGCGGCCGAAATTTTGCTCATGCAGCAGGATCCAAGCTTGACGATCGAGGATGTCCGCAAGAAAGAGAACGCCGCGCTCGTCGAAAATGCGCGTGAGCATCTGCTTCGCGGCGGTTATCACATCTATACGACCATTGACAAACGCGTGTATAACGCCATGCACAAGGTCGGTACGGATCCGGCCAACTTTGATCCGGACAGCAAAGAGAAAGGCATGGAGCAAACCGCAGCCATCATGCTGGATCATAAGACAGGCGCCATCCTCGGCATGCTGGAAGGCCGGGACTTCTATATCGAGCAGATGAACTACGCGACGCAAATGACGCGTCAGCCGGGTTCTACGATGAAGCCGATCGCAGCTTATCTGCCAGCCATCGATAAAGGACTGATTCAGCCGGCCAGCATTATCGACGATGCGCCGATCGTGATGAAGGACTATCAGAAGGGCTTCCACATCCCGATGAACGTCACCAAGAAGTTCTACGGGCTGGTAACGGCGCGCGACGCGTTGAACCGCTCCTTGAACTTGCCGGCTCTGAAGCTGTTCAACAATGTCGTGACGATTCCGGAGGCATGGAAATTCGCTCGTAAACTGGGCATCACGACGATTCAGCCGAAAGACGAAGGCGCGCAGACCGGCGTAATCGGCGGACTAAGCATCGGGGTATCGGTGGAGGAGTTGACTAACGCATACGGCTCGATCGCTAACAACGGCGTATTCAACGATGCGTACATGATCAGCAAAATTACGGATGCCAACGGCAATGTCGTGTTCAAGCACGAAGCCAAGCCGCTCCGCGTATTCTCGGAGCAGACGGCTTTCCTCATGACGGACATGCTGAGAACGGTCATTTCCGAACCGAACGGTTCCGGTCATTCCATCACGACGAAATTCAAGAATTACGGTAAAATTCCGGTCGTCGGCAAGACGGGTTCTACCCAAAACTACGGCGACGTCTGGTTCATGGGCTATTCCCCGGATATTACGCTGGGCGTTTGGGTCGGATATGAGGAGCAGATTCACACGCTTTCCAAAGACGGACGAACCCATGCGCGCAATATTTGGTCGCGCATCATGGATGAAGTCACGAATGATCGGCCGGAGTTGTTCCCGACGAAGAAGTTCGAAATGCCGCAAGGCATCGTCAAGTCGACCGTGTCCAGCGTGAGCGGCAAGCTGCCGACAGAGCTGACGCGCAGCGAAGGCAAGCTGGTTACAGACTGGTTCAACAGCAAGTTCGTGCCGAAGGAAGCCGATGACGCGCTCGTGAAGATGGCCGTCATTTCGTACAACGGCGTCAACTACATCCCGCAGCCGACAACGCCGGCGGATATGATCAAGGAGTTGACCGTCGTTAAACGCGAGAAGCCGCTTGATGAGCTCATGCAAGAAATCGAAGCTGCGCAATCGAAGCTGCCGGAAGACAGCCGCAGACCGATGAGCGCGTACCTGCCGGCTGATGCGGGCAGAGACGCCCCTTCGATTGTCGACCCTCGGTCGGATGACGGCAAAGCCCCTTCGCCGCCGTCGAACATCAGGCTCGAAACCGTCAGCAAGACGAATGCGTATCGCATTCTCTTCGCGCCGTCGCCTGAGAAGGATGTCGTCGGCTACAGGCTGTACAGAGCCGTCAATGACGGACCGTTTGTTTATACGAACAGCCCGGTCATGACCGGCCAAGACAGCCGATTCGTCAATTACATCAGCGGATCCAGCACGTTCAGCTATTACGTCACGGCCGTCGATGTCGCCGGCAAAGAATCCGCGCCAAGCGCGCTCGTATCGTCCGGAAACGGAAGCATAGCGCTTCCGCCGACGCCGGATATCTCGAACTCGACGGATATGCAGGGCACAGGCAACGATAGCGGCATTTTATTGCCGGATACGGGGACGGGGTCGACGAATACGGGCACGACGGGCAATCAAGCGCCTGCTGCCCCTTCGACCCCGGCGAATGTCAAGCTGGAAACGACGGATATCGGCGTTAAGCTTACATGGACGAACAATGCGGCATCCGAGCAAGTAACCCAATACAACGTTTATTACAGCAAGAGCAAGAACGGCAAATACCGCAGCATCGGCTCTACCGCGGAAGCAAGGTTCGAATATGTCTCCCCGCTGTCCGCTGGCTACTTCCAAGTTAGCGCGGTCAACGACAGCGGCGAGTCTGCCGCTTCCGACCCGGTCGGAGTTCAGTAA
- the acsA gene encoding acetate--CoA ligase, whose translation MTNMHQERIPVTASGSNMTSYDETYANFSFEQLEQQFSWSETGKVNMAYEAIDRHVAAGRGDKIALYYSDNSRDESYTYAEMSKQSNRFANVLRGLGIGKGERVFIFMPRTPELYFSLLGSLKVGAVVGPLFEAFMETAVRDRLQDSGAVAIVTTPALLSRIPRGELPELKHVIVYGDDVEAGGGIVDFKSEMANASDEAEIEWLGREDGLILHYTSGSTGKPKGIFHVQNAMIQHYFTGKIVLDLKEDDIYWCTADPGWVTGTSYGIFAPWLNGVANVIRGGRFSPQDWYATIQKYGVTVWYSAPTAFRMLMGAGDDVVQKYDLSSLRHVLSVGEPLNPEVVRWGLKVYNQRIHDTWWMTETGGQLICNYPSMEIKPGSMGKPIPGVQAAIIDDSGNELPPYRMGNLAIRTPWPSMMRKVWNNPAKYEEYFRIQGWYISGDSAYQDEDGYFWFQGRIDDVINTAGERVGPFEVESKLVEHPAVAEAGVIGKPDPMRGEIIKAFVALREGYAPSDELKADIAKFVKEGLSAHAAPREIEFKDKLPKTRSGKIMRRVLKAWELNLPTGDLSTIED comes from the coding sequence ATGACGAACATGCATCAAGAACGGATTCCAGTGACGGCATCCGGCTCCAACATGACAAGCTACGATGAAACCTATGCGAATTTTAGTTTTGAACAGCTTGAACAACAGTTTTCCTGGTCTGAAACCGGCAAAGTCAATATGGCCTATGAAGCGATTGATCGTCACGTAGCGGCTGGCCGAGGCGACAAGATCGCGCTCTACTATAGCGATAACAGCAGAGACGAGTCGTATACGTATGCGGAAATGTCCAAGCAGTCGAACCGCTTTGCCAATGTGCTGCGCGGTCTAGGCATCGGCAAGGGCGAGCGGGTATTCATTTTCATGCCGCGCACGCCGGAGCTTTATTTCAGCTTGCTCGGTTCGCTTAAAGTCGGCGCTGTCGTCGGCCCGCTATTCGAAGCGTTCATGGAGACGGCCGTTAGAGACCGTCTGCAGGACAGCGGCGCGGTTGCGATCGTAACGACCCCTGCGCTGCTCTCGCGGATTCCGCGCGGCGAGCTGCCTGAATTGAAGCATGTCATCGTATACGGCGACGATGTGGAAGCAGGCGGCGGCATTGTAGATTTCAAATCGGAGATGGCCAACGCGTCGGACGAAGCCGAAATCGAGTGGCTCGGACGCGAGGACGGCCTGATCCTGCATTATACATCCGGTTCTACCGGCAAGCCGAAAGGCATTTTCCATGTGCAGAACGCCATGATTCAACATTATTTTACCGGCAAAATCGTACTGGATCTGAAAGAGGACGACATCTATTGGTGTACGGCCGACCCGGGCTGGGTAACCGGCACATCGTACGGCATTTTCGCGCCATGGCTGAACGGCGTGGCGAACGTCATCCGCGGCGGTCGTTTCAGCCCGCAGGACTGGTACGCGACGATTCAAAAATACGGCGTAACGGTATGGTACAGCGCTCCTACCGCATTCCGCATGCTGATGGGTGCTGGCGACGACGTCGTTCAGAAATATGACCTCTCAAGCCTTCGTCACGTGCTGAGCGTCGGCGAGCCGCTGAACCCGGAAGTTGTCCGCTGGGGGCTTAAAGTGTACAACCAGCGCATCCACGATACGTGGTGGATGACGGAAACCGGCGGTCAGCTCATCTGTAACTACCCAAGCATGGAAATTAAACCGGGCTCCATGGGCAAGCCGATTCCTGGCGTGCAGGCCGCGATCATCGATGACAGCGGCAACGAGCTGCCGCCATACCGGATGGGCAACTTGGCGATTCGTACGCCATGGCCGTCCATGATGCGCAAGGTGTGGAACAATCCGGCGAAATACGAAGAGTATTTCCGTATTCAAGGCTGGTACATTTCCGGCGACTCCGCTTATCAGGATGAGGACGGGTATTTCTGGTTCCAAGGCCGGATCGACGACGTCATCAACACGGCAGGGGAGCGGGTAGGCCCATTCGAGGTGGAAAGCAAGCTCGTCGAGCATCCGGCCGTAGCCGAAGCCGGCGTGATCGGCAAGCCAGACCCGATGCGCGGCGAAATCATTAAAGCGTTCGTCGCGCTCCGCGAAGGCTATGCGCCATCCGATGAGCTTAAGGCGGATATCGCTAAGTTCGTTAAAGAAGGTCTGTCCGCGCATGCCGCGCCTCGCGAAATCGAGTTCAAGGATAAGCTGCCGAAGACGCGCAGCGGCAAAATCATGCGCCGCGTGTTGAAGGCATGGGAGCTGAACTTGCCGACAGGCGACCTGTCGACAATCGAAGACTAA
- a CDS encoding GNAT family N-acetyltransferase → MEHRKRLQTERLPYLDRELVIEGPMPAAALSRLKLHPQMDAFRRPEEQMKALIEIAELPEGRIIAARDGGTIVGYVTFHYPDELERWSEGGMNDLVELGAVEVSDDYRSLGLGKRMIQLAFSQEQLENVIVYTTEYYWHWDLEGTKLSVWEYRAMMEKLMKSVQMEWVATDDPEICAHPANCLMVRIGKEVPLSSIEQFDRVRFRQRFMY, encoded by the coding sequence TTGGAACATCGCAAACGGTTGCAGACGGAACGATTGCCTTATTTGGATCGAGAACTCGTCATTGAAGGGCCTATGCCCGCAGCTGCGCTATCACGGCTTAAGCTTCATCCGCAAATGGATGCTTTTCGCAGACCGGAAGAACAAATGAAGGCGCTGATCGAGATCGCCGAGCTGCCGGAAGGAAGAATTATCGCTGCCAGAGACGGCGGGACGATCGTCGGCTACGTCACGTTCCATTATCCGGACGAGCTGGAGCGCTGGTCCGAAGGCGGCATGAACGACCTCGTCGAGCTCGGCGCCGTCGAGGTGTCGGACGACTATCGATCGCTCGGACTCGGCAAACGGATGATTCAGCTCGCCTTTTCGCAGGAGCAGCTCGAGAACGTCATCGTCTATACGACGGAATATTATTGGCATTGGGATCTCGAGGGCACCAAGCTTAGCGTCTGGGAATACCGGGCGATGATGGAGAAGCTGATGAAATCGGTCCAAATGGAATGGGTCGCTACCGATGACCCGGAAATATGCGCCCATCCCGCGAATTGTTTGATGGTGAGGATCGGCAAGGAAGTCCCGTTAAGCTCGATCGAACAGTTCGACCGCGTCCGGTTCAGGCAGCGGTTTATGTATTAA
- a CDS encoding acetoin utilization protein AcuC — MADKAVYIRQPEAGRYKFNKEHPFDPIRLTLTHELLEKVQAIKPEQCITADVPASDEQLELVHRPDYIAAVRELSGPSPSPDAVKRAGQYGLDTEDTPFFAGMHDAAAAIVGGSVLAADLVMSGQADHAYHMAGGLHHAFPERGSGFCVYNDAAIAIAHIRKQYGVRVLYIDTDVHHGDGVQWSFYADPDVCTYSIHETGKYLFPGTGFVHERGIDAGYGTSVNMPVDPYTEDESWLASFSETIAKAAAAFKPDVIVSQHGCDAHAFDPLSHIHCSMRIYQAMPAIIHQLAHTYAEGRWIAVGGGGYDLWRVVPRAWSLIWLEMSDHPLAAALRAADANEPLPAAWLEKWTDRSPDKLPTHWLDDTADWEPIPRRQEITTRNKQTADIVLQQL; from the coding sequence ATGGCGGATAAAGCGGTATACATACGCCAGCCCGAAGCAGGGCGGTATAAATTCAACAAGGAACATCCCTTCGATCCGATTCGATTAACGTTGACGCATGAATTGCTCGAGAAGGTCCAGGCGATCAAGCCGGAGCAGTGCATCACCGCAGACGTTCCCGCTTCAGACGAGCAGCTCGAGCTCGTTCACCGGCCAGACTATATCGCGGCCGTCCGCGAGCTGAGCGGCCCCTCCCCGTCGCCCGATGCGGTCAAACGAGCCGGACAATACGGGCTCGATACGGAAGATACGCCTTTCTTCGCCGGCATGCACGATGCGGCGGCGGCTATCGTCGGCGGTTCGGTGCTCGCCGCGGACTTGGTCATGAGCGGACAAGCCGACCATGCCTATCATATGGCCGGCGGCCTGCACCATGCTTTTCCCGAACGGGGTTCCGGTTTCTGCGTCTATAACGATGCCGCGATCGCCATTGCCCATATTCGCAAGCAATATGGCGTCCGCGTGCTGTACATCGACACCGATGTCCACCATGGGGACGGCGTGCAATGGTCCTTCTATGCGGATCCCGACGTTTGCACGTATTCGATCCACGAAACCGGCAAATATTTATTCCCGGGTACCGGCTTCGTTCATGAACGCGGCATTGATGCCGGTTACGGGACAAGCGTCAACATGCCGGTCGATCCTTACACCGAGGATGAGTCCTGGCTCGCCAGCTTCAGCGAGACGATCGCCAAAGCGGCGGCAGCCTTCAAGCCCGATGTCATCGTCAGCCAGCATGGCTGCGACGCGCACGCATTTGACCCGCTCTCGCACATCCACTGCAGTATGCGCATTTATCAAGCGATGCCTGCCATTATTCATCAATTGGCGCATACGTACGCGGAAGGCCGCTGGATCGCCGTCGGAGGCGGCGGCTACGACCTCTGGCGGGTCGTTCCGCGGGCGTGGTCGCTGATCTGGCTTGAGATGTCCGACCACCCCCTTGCGGCCGCTCTACGCGCCGCTGATGCGAATGAGCCTCTTCCCGCTGCATGGCTGGAGAAATGGACGGATCGCAGCCCCGACAAGCTGCCGACGCATTGGCTCGATGATACGGCGGACTGGGAGCCGATCCCGCGCCGGCAAGAAATCACGACCCGCAACAAGCAAACGGCCGACATCGTTCTTCAACAGCTGTAA
- a CDS encoding 5'-methylthioadenosine/adenosylhomocysteine nucleosidase produces the protein MTAAYNKIGIIGAMVEEIELLHKHVEKTGSFVKAGIEYVEGMLHGKQVVFCKSGVGKVNAAVCTQLLIDAGVDCVLFTGVAGAVEPSLNIGDIVVSTSCLQHDMDVTPLGFARGQIPFQETWDFQAAPDLVELASRACEALFPGRSVKGKVLSGDQFVADRGEVSKMHDELNGACTEMEGASLAQVCFMNGVPFVVIRSMSDKADGSAHVNFAEFTVQASVNSHRIIDEMIQHM, from the coding sequence ATGACAGCAGCGTATAACAAAATCGGCATCATCGGTGCCATGGTAGAAGAAATCGAACTGCTTCACAAGCATGTCGAGAAGACAGGCTCATTCGTGAAAGCAGGCATTGAATATGTTGAAGGCATGCTGCACGGCAAACAGGTCGTGTTCTGCAAATCCGGCGTCGGCAAAGTAAACGCGGCCGTGTGCACGCAGCTGCTTATCGATGCAGGCGTGGACTGCGTGCTGTTTACGGGCGTTGCGGGCGCGGTTGAGCCGAGCTTGAACATCGGCGATATCGTCGTTTCGACAAGCTGCCTGCAGCACGATATGGACGTCACGCCGCTTGGCTTTGCGCGCGGGCAAATTCCGTTCCAGGAGACGTGGGATTTCCAAGCGGCTCCTGATTTGGTCGAGCTTGCAAGCCGGGCTTGCGAAGCCTTGTTCCCGGGCCGCAGCGTGAAAGGGAAAGTGCTGTCCGGCGATCAATTCGTAGCCGACCGCGGCGAAGTAAGCAAAATGCATGATGAGCTGAACGGCGCATGCACGGAGATGGAAGGCGCATCGCTCGCGCAAGTGTGCTTTATGAACGGCGTCCCGTTTGTCGTCATCCGTTCGATGTCCGACAAGGCCGATGGCTCCGCGCATGTGAATTTCGCGGAATTCACGGTACAAGCTTCGGTGAATTCGCACCGGATTATCGATGAAATGATTCAGCATATGTAG